A genomic region of Salvelinus alpinus chromosome 12, SLU_Salpinus.1, whole genome shotgun sequence contains the following coding sequences:
- the nat8l2 gene encoding N-acetyltransferase 8-like 2, protein MHLVVRRYRPSDKDAVLTLFCDGILEHINPSFYNAISNPVNVGVTLFLSMAGYMLGGGSTLWALLSAGAWVGLVYYCCRQLYASFVREMLRTDMQDIPGCFLSHPDNCFWVAETEVNGWVEILGMVAVVAKKVVGGRDGEMCGELFRMIVSSKCRRTGLGSRMTQTVIDFCKERGFSKVVLETSSIQTSAVALYKKLGFSHILSHTKTYSPEWMTTISRVTILKMEKVI, encoded by the exons A TGCATTTGGTAGTCCGGCGATACAGGCCCTCCGACAAGGATGCTGTGTTAACCCTGTTCTGTGATGGCATCTTGGAGCACATCAACCCTTCATTCTATAACGCCATTAGCAACCCTGTCAATGTGGGCGTCACCCTATTCCTTTCTATGGCTGGTTACATGCTGGGAGGTGGGTCTACTCTCTGGGCCTTGCTGTCGGCTGGAGCCTGGGTAGGTCTGGTCTACTACTGCTGCAGGCAACTGTACGCCAGCTTCGTCAGAGAGATGCTGCGCACGGACATGCAGGACATTCCAGGATGCTTCCTGAGCCACCCCGACAACTGCTTCTGGGTGGCTGAGACTGAGGTCAACGGCTGGGTTGAGATTTTAGGTATGGTGGCCGTTGTGGCCAAAAAGGTGGTGGGCGGAAGAGACGGGGAGATGTGCGGTGAACTATTCAGGATGATTGTATCGTCGAAGTGTCGTCGGACAGGGCTCGGTTCCAGGATGACCCAGACCGTTATTGACTTTTGTAAAGAGCGAGGGTTCTCTAAGGTCGTCCTGGAAACCAGTTCCATCCAGACTTCTGCAGTGGCCCTGTATAAGAAACTGGGCTTCTCACACATCCTGTCACACACCAAGACGTACTCTCCTGAATGGATGACAACTATATCCCGAGTCACCATTCTGAAGATGGAAAAAGTCATATAG
- the LOC139536311 gene encoding docking protein 5-like isoform X3 produces the protein MKTLLLKGTFGSNKQGHYCVMCTIFSQVTDLTKIRNVTRPPQGKKKHAVVLTFNDDSPKAFACDSELDAKEWCKVLQMECLEAKMTDLTLEEPVLFNMNLHRDHREQFHVFMKPSQCMDFYGECNLQITCDTLLLWDTQNPGLKITSWPLRSLRRYGRGQNWFTFEAGRMCDTGEGLFTFQTPEGERLYHRVNEAVLATVEQEDWLCCDERKTGTERRTRESTIPWTLC, from the exons ATGAAAACTTTATTATTGAAGGGCACTTTCGGGAGCAACAAACAGGGCCATTATTGTGTCATGTGTACTATATTCTCCCAGGTGACAGACCTCACAAAAATAAGAAATGTTACCAGACCCCCACAGGGTAAAAAGAAACACGCTGTGGTTCTGACTTTCAATGACGACTCACCAAAGGCTTTCGCATGTGATTCAG AGTTGGACGCCAAGGAATGGTGCAAAGTGCTACAAATGGAATGTCTGGAGGCTAAAATGACTGACCTGACCTTGGAGGAGCCAGTCCTATTTAACATGAACCTACATCGAGATCACAGAG AGCAGTTCCACGTATTCATGAAGCCATCACAGTGTATGGATTTCTACGGGGAATGTAATCTTCAGATCACTTGTGACACTCTCTTGCTGTGGGACACCCAGAACCCTGGTCTCAAAATCACATCCTGGCCACTGCGGTCACTTCGCCGTTACGGTCGAGGTCAAAACTGGTTCACATTTGAAGCTGGGAG GATGTGTGACACTGGAGAGGGACTCTTCACCTTTCAGACACCAGAGGGAGAACGGCTCTATCATAGAGTGAATGAGGCAGTGTTAGCCACTGTGGAGCAAGAGGACTGGCTATGCTGT gatgagaggaagacaggtacggagaggagaaccagagagTCTACAATACCTTGGACTCTGTGCTGA
- the LOC139536311 gene encoding docking protein 5-like isoform X2 translates to MIKREQRDFCVPVSPKHECLMIYRRCWLVLRRDSSKGPKRLERFSNEQAANCQCHHKVTDLTKIRNVTRPPQGKKKHAVVLTFNDDSPKAFACDSELDAKEWCKVLQMECLEAKMTDLTLEEPVLFNMNLHRDHREQFHVFMKPSQCMDFYGECNLQITCDTLLLWDTQNPGLKITSWPLRSLRRYGRGQNWFTFEAGRMCDTGEGLFTFQTPEGERLYHRVNEAVLATVEQEDWLCCDERKTGTERRTRESTIPWTLC, encoded by the exons ATGATAAAGAGAGAGCAAAGGGACTTCTGTGTGCCAGTTTCTCCCAAGCATGAGTGTCTGATG ATCTATCGGAGGTGCTGGCTTGTTCTAAGAAGAGACTCCAGTAAAGGGCCCAAGAGATTGGAGAGGTTCTCAAATGAACAGGCGGCTAACTGCCAATGTCACCACAAA GTGACAGACCTCACAAAAATAAGAAATGTTACCAGACCCCCACAGGGTAAAAAGAAACACGCTGTGGTTCTGACTTTCAATGACGACTCACCAAAGGCTTTCGCATGTGATTCAG AGTTGGACGCCAAGGAATGGTGCAAAGTGCTACAAATGGAATGTCTGGAGGCTAAAATGACTGACCTGACCTTGGAGGAGCCAGTCCTATTTAACATGAACCTACATCGAGATCACAGAG AGCAGTTCCACGTATTCATGAAGCCATCACAGTGTATGGATTTCTACGGGGAATGTAATCTTCAGATCACTTGTGACACTCTCTTGCTGTGGGACACCCAGAACCCTGGTCTCAAAATCACATCCTGGCCACTGCGGTCACTTCGCCGTTACGGTCGAGGTCAAAACTGGTTCACATTTGAAGCTGGGAG GATGTGTGACACTGGAGAGGGACTCTTCACCTTTCAGACACCAGAGGGAGAACGGCTCTATCATAGAGTGAATGAGGCAGTGTTAGCCACTGTGGAGCAAGAGGACTGGCTATGCTGT gatgagaggaagacaggtacggagaggagaaccagagagTCTACAATACCTTGGACTCTGTGCTGA
- the LOC139536311 gene encoding docking protein 5-like isoform X1 yields MDLYFNDIVKQGYVYFRSKHLWIYRRCWLVLRRDSSKGPKRLERFSNEQAANCQCHHKVTDLTKIRNVTRPPQGKKKHAVVLTFNDDSPKAFACDSELDAKEWCKVLQMECLEAKMTDLTLEEPVLFNMNLHRDHREQFHVFMKPSQCMDFYGECNLQITCDTLLLWDTQNPGLKITSWPLRSLRRYGRGQNWFTFEAGRMCDTGEGLFTFQTPEGERLYHRVNEAVLATVEQEDWLCCDERKTGTERRTRESTIPWTLC; encoded by the exons ATGGATTTGTATTTTAATGACATTGTTAAACAGGGATATGTGTATTTTCGCAGCAAGCATTTATGG ATCTATCGGAGGTGCTGGCTTGTTCTAAGAAGAGACTCCAGTAAAGGGCCCAAGAGATTGGAGAGGTTCTCAAATGAACAGGCGGCTAACTGCCAATGTCACCACAAA GTGACAGACCTCACAAAAATAAGAAATGTTACCAGACCCCCACAGGGTAAAAAGAAACACGCTGTGGTTCTGACTTTCAATGACGACTCACCAAAGGCTTTCGCATGTGATTCAG AGTTGGACGCCAAGGAATGGTGCAAAGTGCTACAAATGGAATGTCTGGAGGCTAAAATGACTGACCTGACCTTGGAGGAGCCAGTCCTATTTAACATGAACCTACATCGAGATCACAGAG AGCAGTTCCACGTATTCATGAAGCCATCACAGTGTATGGATTTCTACGGGGAATGTAATCTTCAGATCACTTGTGACACTCTCTTGCTGTGGGACACCCAGAACCCTGGTCTCAAAATCACATCCTGGCCACTGCGGTCACTTCGCCGTTACGGTCGAGGTCAAAACTGGTTCACATTTGAAGCTGGGAG GATGTGTGACACTGGAGAGGGACTCTTCACCTTTCAGACACCAGAGGGAGAACGGCTCTATCATAGAGTGAATGAGGCAGTGTTAGCCACTGTGGAGCAAGAGGACTGGCTATGCTGT gatgagaggaagacaggtacggagaggagaaccagagagTCTACAATACCTTGGACTCTGTGCTGA